A single region of the Pararhodospirillum photometricum DSM 122 genome encodes:
- a CDS encoding aminotransferase class I/II-fold pyridoxal phosphate-dependent enzyme — MLYFNSGYTANLAVLSTLPRRGDLIVYDTLIHASAHAGIKAGRAHALAVPHNDANAIATTLERWRQAGGRGVPWIVVESLYSMDGDPAPLADLALIAQRHDAFLVIDEAHATGVLGPQGRGLAAALEGQDNVIVVHTCGKALGTTGALVGAPAVLCDTLVAQARPFLYATAPSPLQAALVRAALALVAQDDGRRARLADMVAQANQQLGAKTGRPGSGSHILPVIVGDNARAVALANRLQARGFDVRAIRPPTVPLGTARLRLSLTLHADEAAVAALTTALAEELACP; from the coding sequence GTGCTCTATTTCAACAGCGGCTACACCGCCAATCTGGCGGTCCTCTCGACCTTGCCGCGACGCGGCGACTTGATCGTCTACGATACCCTGATCCACGCCAGCGCCCACGCCGGCATCAAGGCCGGCCGCGCCCACGCCCTGGCGGTGCCCCACAACGACGCCAACGCCATCGCCACCACCTTGGAACGCTGGCGGCAGGCGGGCGGACGCGGGGTGCCGTGGATTGTCGTGGAAAGCCTCTACTCCATGGACGGCGACCCGGCGCCGCTCGCCGACCTTGCCCTCATCGCCCAGCGCCACGACGCCTTTTTGGTGATCGACGAGGCCCATGCGACCGGCGTGCTGGGGCCCCAAGGACGCGGCCTCGCCGCCGCTCTGGAAGGCCAGGACAACGTCATCGTCGTGCACACCTGCGGCAAGGCCCTCGGCACGACCGGCGCGCTGGTGGGGGCCCCGGCTGTTTTGTGCGACACCCTGGTGGCCCAGGCCCGACCCTTTTTGTATGCCACCGCCCCCTCGCCCCTTCAGGCCGCCTTGGTGCGTGCCGCCTTGGCGCTGGTGGCCCAGGACGACGGGCGACGCGCCCGGCTGGCCGATATGGTGGCCCAGGCCAACCAGCAGCTTGGCGCCAAAACCGGCCGGCCGGGCAGCGGCTCGCACATCCTCCCGGTGATCGTGGGCGACAACGCCCGCGCCGTCGCTCTCGCCAACCGCCTCCAGGCGCGGGGCTTCGACGTGCGGGCCATCCGCCCGCCCACGGTGCCGCTGGGCACGGCGCGCTTGCGCCTGAGCCTCACCCTCCACGCCGATGAGGCCGCTGTGGCGGCCCTGACCACGGCCCTGGCCGAGGAGCTTGCATGTCCGTGA
- the bioD gene encoding dethiobiotin synthase, with product MSVILPRRLVVSGTDTGIGKTVVAAALTQALNAAYWKPVQAGLDGETDSATVARLAGVGPAQIIPEAWRLTTPASPHRAAALDGVTIDLVGLVPPAAPSLVIEGAGGVMTPLTRCDTFADLFALWRIPVVLVARTALGTLNHTLLALEALGHRDVPVVGVAFVGDPQPDTEALIPEMTGVPRLGRLPVLPSLTPDTLRTAFLTHFPDVHPAPAETP from the coding sequence ATGTCCGTGATCCTGCCCCGCCGCCTTGTGGTCAGCGGCACCGATACCGGGATCGGCAAAACCGTGGTGGCCGCCGCCCTGACCCAAGCCCTGAACGCCGCCTATTGGAAGCCGGTGCAAGCCGGCCTTGACGGCGAGACCGACAGCGCCACCGTTGCCCGGCTGGCCGGCGTGGGGCCGGCGCAGATTATCCCCGAGGCGTGGCGCCTCACCACCCCGGCCTCGCCCCACCGGGCCGCCGCCCTTGATGGCGTGACGATCGATCTGGTCGGCTTGGTGCCGCCAGCGGCCCCGTCCCTGGTCATTGAGGGGGCCGGGGGCGTGATGACTCCCCTCACCCGCTGCGACACCTTCGCCGACCTTTTCGCGCTGTGGCGGATCCCGGTCGTCCTGGTGGCCCGCACCGCGCTGGGCACCCTCAACCATACTTTGCTGGCCCTGGAGGCCCTGGGTCATCGGGACGTGCCGGTGGTCGGGGTGGCGTTTGTCGGCGATCCCCAGCCCGATACCGAGGCCCTGATCCCGGAGATGACCGGCGTTCCCCGCCTGGGCCGCCTGCCGGTTCTGCCCTCCCTGACCCCGGACACCCTACGCACGGCGTTCCTCACCCATTTCCCGGACGTTCACCCAGCCCCTGCGGAGACCCCGTGA